One window of the Chryseobacterium sp. CY350 genome contains the following:
- the tsaE gene encoding tRNA (adenosine(37)-N6)-threonylcarbamoyltransferase complex ATPase subunit type 1 TsaE gives MQFNIKQIEDWQKVVEEILPQLQHPILLLKGNLGAGKTTFTQFLLKNLESTDEVNSPTYSIVNEYNTPKGKVYHFDLYRLKNLEEVFDIGIEEYLDNSFLCIIEWPEIYEEELYGLKFHTMSIHNNGESREISFD, from the coding sequence ATGCAATTTAATATAAAACAGATAGAAGACTGGCAAAAAGTTGTAGAAGAAATCCTTCCTCAACTTCAACATCCCATTTTATTATTAAAAGGAAATTTGGGTGCCGGAAAAACTACATTCACTCAGTTTTTACTTAAAAATTTAGAAAGTACGGATGAAGTAAACTCTCCTACTTATTCTATTGTAAATGAATACAATACGCCGAAAGGAAAAGTCTATCATTTTGATTTATACCGATTGAAAAATTTAGAAGAAGTATTTGATATTGGCATTGAAGAATATCTAGACAACTCGTTTTTATGCATCATAGAATGGCCGGAAATTTACGAAGAGGAGCTATACGGTCTGAAATTCCATACCATGAGCATTCATAACAATGGTGAAAGCAGAGAAATCAGTTTCGACTAA
- a CDS encoding alpha/beta hydrolase, translating into MKKILSLSLLFSSFFMFYGQEIIPLWGIQIPNQKTTQEKETSTERDILWLENVQKPTLEIYLPSKKIATGKAVVICPGGGYKGLAYDGEGTDIAKWLNSKGIAAFVLKYRLPVSKSLIIPNEAPLQDAKRAIRIVRSNAKKWNISENQIGIMGFSAGGHLASTLGTHFDSEDKLPKSETESISARPDFMILVYPVITMNSAFGHQGSRENILGLNPSQELINYYSNELHVNSKTPPTFLIHSSDDQTVPVKNSIVFYEALQKEKVKVEMHIFPEGGHGFGLAIGKGHLQNWTDNLYQWILSLK; encoded by the coding sequence ATGAAAAAAATTCTTTCGCTCAGCTTATTATTTTCATCATTTTTTATGTTTTACGGTCAAGAAATAATTCCACTTTGGGGCATACAGATTCCAAATCAAAAAACCACTCAGGAAAAAGAAACTTCAACTGAAAGAGATATTTTGTGGCTCGAAAATGTTCAAAAACCTACATTAGAAATCTATTTGCCTTCCAAAAAAATAGCAACTGGCAAAGCGGTAGTTATTTGTCCGGGAGGCGGTTACAAAGGTTTAGCTTATGACGGCGAAGGTACTGATATTGCTAAATGGCTTAATTCTAAAGGTATTGCCGCATTTGTTTTAAAATATAGACTTCCGGTATCAAAATCATTAATTATTCCGAACGAAGCTCCGCTGCAAGATGCTAAAAGAGCCATAAGAATTGTGAGAAGTAATGCCAAAAAATGGAATATTTCTGAAAACCAGATTGGAATTATGGGCTTTTCAGCGGGAGGTCATCTTGCTTCGACATTGGGAACTCATTTTGACAGTGAAGACAAATTGCCAAAATCAGAAACTGAATCTATCAGCGCAAGACCAGACTTTATGATTTTAGTATATCCCGTGATTACTATGAATTCAGCATTTGGACATCAAGGCTCGAGGGAAAACATATTAGGACTAAATCCAAGTCAAGAGCTGATAAATTATTATTCTAACGAACTCCATGTGAACAGTAAAACTCCGCCAACATTTTTAATACATTCTTCAGATGACCAAACAGTACCCGTAAAAAACAGTATCGTCTTTTATGAAGCTTTGCAGAAAGAAAAAGTAAAGGTGGAGATGCATATTTTTCCGGAAGGAGGTCACGGTTTTGGTTTGGCAATTGGAAAAGGGCATCTTCAAAACTGGACAGACAATCTGTATCAGTGGATCTTGAGTTTAAAGTAA
- the dnaG gene encoding DNA primase, whose protein sequence is MISKQTIDKIFSTIRVEEIVGEYVQLKRAGSNFKGLSPFHDEKSPSFVVSPSKQIWKDFSTGKGGTAISFLMEIENFTYPEALRHAAKKYGIEIEEDQREFSEEAKNAQSERDILYKIHEIANEYFQNILWENEEGRSIGLSYFRERELKDDIIKKFQLGYSPEKKNAFTEFALDKGYSKEILEKSGLSIFPENSPAGIDRFRERVMFPIHSFSGRVLGFGARILRSNIKTAKYLNSPETEIYHKSNVLYGLNQGKQAISRKNICLLVEGYMDVISLHLSGIENVVASSGTSLTTEQIKLIKRLTENVTILFDGDNAGIKASFRSIDMLLTEGMNIRVLLFPEGDDPDSFARKHPQDYVEKFIENEAMDFIDFKAEILLKEAGNDPIKKAEAIRNIVKSVGFVQNGLKREVYLKEVSNKFGLSEQSLFNELDIQKQITQNQAPKSQPKENIQPKLEIVPDSIEQVDPIMFDLLKQENNLVNLMLNFGDVVLHRENEENENYDITVIEEILHHFEEENYEFQVELNKIIIDSIKEGIQNEELRKGNFFVTFMDENITSKVVDAIMPLNDLENWASRNIFPPNYGDKISTQVEGDILIHKFRYIDYLIKKIGEDLPNQVNNETQYFDSIKKITLLKQASMQLSEILGYSPIKGIYVKR, encoded by the coding sequence ATGATTTCCAAGCAGACGATAGATAAGATATTCTCAACAATCCGGGTAGAAGAGATTGTTGGAGAATATGTACAGTTGAAGAGAGCGGGATCCAACTTCAAAGGTTTGAGTCCGTTTCATGATGAAAAATCGCCAAGTTTTGTGGTTTCTCCAAGCAAACAGATCTGGAAAGATTTCTCGACAGGAAAAGGTGGAACTGCGATTTCTTTTTTAATGGAAATTGAAAATTTTACTTATCCTGAAGCACTTCGCCACGCCGCAAAAAAATACGGAATCGAAATTGAAGAAGATCAGCGTGAGTTTTCCGAAGAAGCGAAAAATGCTCAGTCTGAAAGAGATATTCTCTACAAAATTCATGAAATTGCCAATGAGTATTTCCAAAATATTTTGTGGGAAAATGAAGAAGGCAGATCGATCGGTTTATCTTATTTCCGGGAACGTGAACTGAAAGATGACATCATCAAAAAGTTTCAGCTAGGATATTCTCCCGAAAAGAAAAACGCATTTACAGAATTTGCTTTAGATAAAGGATATTCCAAAGAAATTTTAGAAAAGTCGGGGCTTTCTATTTTCCCTGAAAATTCTCCCGCAGGAATCGACCGTTTCCGTGAAAGAGTAATGTTCCCGATTCACAGTTTTTCGGGACGAGTTTTAGGTTTTGGAGCTAGAATTCTTCGAAGCAATATTAAAACTGCCAAATATCTCAATTCGCCTGAAACAGAAATCTATCACAAATCAAATGTTTTGTATGGTTTAAACCAAGGTAAACAGGCGATTTCCCGGAAAAATATCTGTCTTTTGGTGGAAGGATATATGGATGTGATTTCGCTTCATCTTTCTGGAATTGAAAATGTGGTGGCGAGTTCCGGAACTTCTTTAACGACCGAACAGATCAAATTAATTAAAAGACTTACTGAAAATGTAACCATTCTTTTTGACGGTGATAATGCCGGAATTAAGGCAAGTTTCAGAAGCATTGATATGTTACTGACAGAAGGAATGAATATTCGTGTTTTGCTTTTTCCGGAAGGTGATGACCCCGATTCTTTTGCCAGAAAACATCCGCAGGATTATGTGGAAAAATTCATCGAAAATGAGGCGATGGATTTCATCGACTTTAAAGCTGAAATTTTATTAAAAGAAGCTGGAAACGATCCTATAAAAAAGGCTGAGGCAATTAGAAATATTGTAAAATCGGTAGGTTTCGTTCAAAATGGCTTGAAAAGAGAGGTTTATTTAAAGGAAGTTTCAAATAAATTTGGTCTTTCTGAACAAAGTCTGTTTAATGAACTTGATATTCAGAAGCAGATTACTCAAAATCAAGCTCCAAAAAGTCAGCCCAAAGAAAATATTCAGCCAAAACTGGAAATTGTTCCCGACAGTATAGAACAAGTTGATCCTATTATGTTCGATTTGTTGAAACAGGAAAATAATCTGGTAAATCTGATGCTTAATTTTGGTGACGTCGTTCTTCACAGAGAAAACGAAGAGAACGAAAACTATGACATTACCGTTATTGAGGAAATTCTTCATCATTTTGAGGAAGAAAACTATGAGTTTCAGGTCGAATTAAATAAAATTATCATCGACAGCATCAAGGAAGGAATTCAAAATGAAGAATTAAGAAAAGGTAACTTTTTTGTCACTTTTATGGATGAGAATATAACTTCGAAAGTTGTAGATGCCATAATGCCGTTAAATGATCTTGAGAATTGGGCTTCGAGAAATATATTTCCGCCCAATTATGGTGACAAAATCAGTACTCAGGTTGAAGGCGATATTTTAATTCATAAATTCAGATATATTGATTATTTAATAAAAAAAATCGGCGAAGATCTCCCAAATCAAGTCAATAATGAAACTCAATATTTTGACTCTATCAAAAAAATCACGTTGCTGAAACAGGCTTCCATGCAGTTGTCTGAAATTTTAGGCTATTCTCCGATCAAAGGAATTTATGTGAAAAGATAG
- the clpP gene encoding ATP-dependent Clp endopeptidase proteolytic subunit ClpP, with amino-acid sequence MDIKKEFRDFSVKHLGNSGLATDQYMGMYGPTNLTPYIMEERRMNVAQMDVFSRLMMDRIIFLGTGIDDQVANIVTAQLLFLESADPSKDIQIYINSPGGSVYAGLGIYDTMQIIKPDVATICTGIAASMGAVLLVAGEKGKRSALKHSRVMIHQPSGGAQGVASDMEINLREMLKLKKELYDIISEHSGQTYEWVEKASDRDYWMTSTEAKEFGMVDEVLQRSKKEK; translated from the coding sequence ATGGACATTAAAAAAGAATTCAGAGATTTCTCTGTAAAACATTTAGGAAACAGCGGTCTTGCTACCGATCAGTATATGGGAATGTATGGCCCTACAAACCTTACGCCTTACATTATGGAAGAAAGAAGGATGAACGTTGCACAAATGGACGTTTTTTCTCGTCTGATGATGGACAGGATTATCTTTTTGGGAACAGGAATTGACGATCAGGTTGCGAACATCGTAACCGCTCAGCTTTTATTCTTAGAAAGTGCTGATCCTTCGAAAGATATTCAGATCTACATCAATTCTCCTGGTGGAAGCGTTTACGCTGGTTTAGGAATTTACGACACGATGCAGATCATCAAGCCAGATGTTGCTACGATCTGTACAGGTATTGCCGCTTCAATGGGAGCTGTCTTATTGGTTGCGGGTGAAAAAGGAAAGCGCTCTGCACTGAAACACTCTAGAGTGATGATTCACCAACCTTCAGGTGGCGCACAAGGTGTTGCTTCTGACATGGAAATCAACTTGAGAGAAATGTTGAAGCTGAAAAAAGAATTGTACGACATCATTTCTGAACATTCCGGACAAACTTACGAATGGGTAGAAAAAGCGTCAGACAGAGATTACTGGATGACTTCTACTGAAGCGAAAGAATTTGGAATGGTAGATGAGGTTTTACAGAGATCAAAAAAGGAGAAATAA
- the tpiA gene encoding triose-phosphate isomerase codes for MRRKIVAGNWKMNKNVIDAQQLMIQLLGYKNENKTNCEVWIAPPSLYLMMAKDIFEKDEIGVFSQDMSEFESGAYTGELSADMLESIDVTGSLIGHSERRQYHGENDKSCNKKVKLALDKGLIPVYCNGETLEQRKAGQHLDVVKTQTETALFTLSADEIKNVVIAYEPVWAIGTGETASPEQAQEIHAHIRGIIAEKYGQEVADEVSILYGGSVKPDNAKEIFSQPDIDGGLIGGAALKLEDFSKIIEGFNP; via the coding sequence ATGAGAAGAAAAATAGTTGCAGGAAACTGGAAAATGAATAAAAACGTCATTGATGCTCAACAATTAATGATTCAATTATTAGGTTATAAAAATGAAAATAAAACCAACTGTGAGGTTTGGATTGCTCCCCCATCTTTATATTTAATGATGGCAAAAGATATTTTCGAGAAAGATGAAATCGGAGTTTTTTCTCAAGACATGAGCGAATTTGAAAGCGGTGCTTACACGGGAGAACTTTCCGCAGACATGTTAGAATCTATCGATGTTACTGGTTCTCTAATCGGACATTCTGAAAGAAGACAATATCACGGTGAGAACGACAAAAGCTGCAATAAAAAAGTGAAATTGGCTTTAGATAAAGGTTTAATTCCTGTTTACTGTAATGGTGAAACGCTTGAACAAAGAAAAGCAGGACAACATTTAGATGTTGTAAAAACTCAGACTGAAACTGCACTTTTCACCCTTTCTGCTGACGAAATTAAAAACGTGGTGATCGCTTACGAACCGGTTTGGGCAATCGGGACAGGTGAAACTGCAAGTCCGGAACAGGCGCAGGAAATTCACGCTCACATCAGAGGCATTATCGCTGAAAAATACGGACAGGAAGTTGCTGACGAAGTGTCTATTCTTTACGGTGGTTCTGTAAAACCGGATAATGCTAAAGAAATTTTCTCTCAACCAGATATTGACGGTGGATTAATCGGCGGAGCTGCTTTGAAACTCGAAGATTTCTCAAAGATTATTGAAGGTTTTAATCCATAA
- a CDS encoding S9 family peptidase, with the protein MKKIYLGLVAMSISTTFQSQKFPDLKAPVAEKQEHIREIHSDKVNDPYYWMIDYFKKGKDSTKVVDYLKAENSYWEAMMKDTEPFRDQLFKEMKARIKEKDESVPTFKSGYYYYSRTETGKQYFKYCRKKGSLTAPEEILLDVDQMAEGHAYYSASGFSISPDNTKMIFGVDDVSRRQYKLFLKDLSTGKTTDLGIKNTTGSATWANDNETIFYTSKNPETLLTEKIFRHSLGTEASKDVLVYEEKDKTNYIGVGKSKNEKFIMIYSGATTSSETRYIDASKPSETFKVFQPRIKDVLYDVTPLEDRFLITTNKDALNFKVVETPLDKTGIENWKDFVPHRKDVLMEGISEFKNYLVFNERQNGLSQLVIYDRKTGKKEFLKFDEPAYTVYPSGNPEYNTDNFRFGYTSMVTPSSQFEQNLKTGKRILLKEQEILGGYSKADYITERLFATAKDGTKIPISIVYKKGYKKDGNSPLLLYAYGSYGNSIDATFSSTRLSLLDRGFAYAIAHIRGGQEMGRQWYEDGKMMKKKNTFTDFIDAGEYLVKEKYTSSKHLYAQGGSAGGLLMGAIVNIKPELWKGIISQVPFVDVVNTMMDESIPLTTNEYDEWGNPSNKESYFYMKSYSPYENIEKKNYPNILVTTGLHDSQVQYFEPAKWVAKLRDLKTDKNVLLLKTDMAYGHGGASGRFDYLKDTALVYAFMFKLEGINK; encoded by the coding sequence ATGAAAAAAATTTATTTAGGACTTGTAGCAATGAGTATTTCAACAACATTTCAATCACAGAAATTTCCTGATCTTAAAGCGCCTGTTGCAGAAAAGCAGGAACATATTCGGGAAATACATTCTGATAAAGTAAACGATCCCTATTATTGGATGATCGATTACTTTAAAAAAGGTAAAGATTCTACAAAGGTGGTAGATTATCTGAAAGCAGAAAATTCTTACTGGGAAGCGATGATGAAAGATACAGAACCTTTCAGAGATCAGCTTTTCAAAGAAATGAAAGCGCGTATCAAAGAAAAAGATGAATCTGTTCCCACTTTCAAAAGTGGTTATTATTATTACAGCCGTACAGAAACCGGAAAACAGTATTTTAAATATTGCAGAAAAAAAGGTAGCCTGACTGCTCCTGAAGAAATTCTGCTGGATGTAGATCAAATGGCGGAAGGTCATGCTTATTATTCTGCGTCTGGTTTCAGTATCAGTCCGGATAATACCAAAATGATTTTCGGGGTAGATGACGTTTCCAGAAGACAGTACAAGCTGTTTTTGAAAGATCTTTCTACAGGAAAAACGACAGATTTAGGAATAAAAAATACGACTGGTTCTGCAACTTGGGCCAACGATAACGAAACTATTTTCTACACTTCAAAAAATCCTGAAACACTTCTTACGGAGAAAATTTTCAGGCATTCTTTGGGAACTGAAGCTTCCAAAGATGTTTTGGTTTATGAGGAGAAAGACAAAACCAACTATATCGGTGTAGGAAAATCAAAGAACGAAAAGTTCATCATGATCTATTCCGGAGCAACAACATCTTCGGAAACAAGGTACATAGATGCCAGCAAACCTAGCGAAACATTCAAGGTTTTCCAACCAAGAATAAAAGATGTTTTGTATGATGTAACTCCTTTAGAAGATCGTTTTTTAATAACAACCAATAAAGATGCTTTAAATTTTAAGGTTGTCGAAACACCTTTAGATAAGACAGGCATTGAAAACTGGAAAGATTTTGTTCCGCACAGAAAAGATGTTTTGATGGAAGGAATCAGCGAATTTAAAAACTATCTTGTTTTTAATGAAAGACAAAACGGACTTTCGCAATTGGTGATCTATGACAGAAAAACAGGTAAAAAAGAATTTTTGAAATTCGACGAACCTGCCTATACCGTTTATCCATCAGGAAATCCTGAATATAATACCGATAATTTCCGTTTTGGTTACACTTCAATGGTTACACCGAGTTCGCAATTTGAGCAAAATTTAAAAACAGGAAAAAGAATTTTACTGAAAGAGCAGGAGATTTTAGGCGGATACAGTAAAGCTGATTATATTACAGAAAGACTCTTTGCAACAGCTAAAGACGGCACAAAAATTCCGATTTCTATAGTTTATAAAAAAGGTTATAAAAAAGATGGAAACAGTCCGCTTCTACTCTATGCTTACGGTTCTTACGGAAATTCGATTGATGCGACATTCAGCAGTACGAGACTAAGCCTTTTAGACAGAGGTTTTGCGTATGCAATTGCGCATATCCGCGGAGGCCAGGAAATGGGAAGACAATGGTACGAAGACGGTAAAATGATGAAAAAGAAAAATACTTTTACTGATTTTATTGACGCCGGGGAATATTTAGTAAAAGAAAAATATACCTCATCAAAACATTTGTACGCTCAGGGAGGAAGTGCAGGTGGTCTTTTGATGGGAGCTATTGTCAATATTAAACCTGAACTGTGGAAAGGTATTATTTCTCAGGTTCCTTTTGTAGATGTTGTGAATACAATGATGGATGAAAGTATTCCGTTGACAACAAATGAATATGATGAGTGGGGAAATCCGAGTAATAAAGAATCTTATTTTTATATGAAATCGTATTCTCCGTACGAAAATATCGAAAAGAAAAACTATCCGAATATTTTGGTTACGACAGGTTTGCACGATTCTCAGGTACAATATTTTGAGCCTGCAAAATGGGTTGCAAAATTAAGAGATTTAAAAACTGATAAAAATGTATTGTTATTAAAAACAGATATGGCTTACGGTCACGGCGGTGCTTCAGGAAGATTTGATTATCTGAAAGATACTGCTTTGGTGTATGCTTTTATGTTTAAATTAGAAGGAATTAATAAATAA
- a CDS encoding TerB family tellurite resistance protein, with product MQKSNKSIAGYHLLMILSSVDGEFAPEEGMLVQQYLADEFPFKINLDNELETIALLQPEEWKDHFEFHGRCFLEDSTEKERKSFIQFAKTLIKADDVVTDEEHTFYKLLKNLWNLA from the coding sequence ATGCAAAAATCAAATAAATCAATCGCCGGATATCACTTATTAATGATTCTCTCGTCTGTAGATGGCGAATTTGCCCCTGAAGAGGGAATGTTGGTTCAGCAATATTTGGCTGACGAGTTTCCTTTTAAAATTAATTTAGATAACGAGTTGGAAACCATCGCGCTACTCCAACCCGAAGAATGGAAAGATCATTTTGAATTTCACGGACGTTGTTTCTTAGAAGATTCTACAGAAAAAGAACGTAAGAGTTTTATTCAGTTTGCGAAAACATTGATCAAAGCTGATGATGTGGTGACGGATGAAGAACATACTTTTTATAAGTTGCTTAAAAACCTTTGGAATCTGGCATAA
- a CDS encoding BT_3928 family protein: MIKGLLRCVVAIIFILSGFVKAVDLVGFSFKMEEYFEPAVFNMPFFVKFALAFSIIVVVLELLLGLMLLLKLKLKFTLSALIALCIFFGFLTFYSAYYNVVTDCGCFGDAIKFTPWESFVKDIILLTGLIILVLLYRKEFNENIDQSKSNNKSKSLALGIFSGIMIFVMAQGIMNEPLIDFRDYKIGTDLAAEKAKIAKSPSEYKTFYSLKNTKTGEVLKINQDDYINQTKYWEDGSPWKIEEGKNESVLVKQGYKSEISKFKIEDPTGIDLTPQIISAPKAVLVFSYHPKDVSKDLLEKVEAKVNSDKTAVIYGISTMPDTFKTIKNAMMDGTAIKTIARSNPFVLILEEGKIVDKQPAKNYID; this comes from the coding sequence ATGATAAAAGGTTTATTACGTTGCGTTGTCGCTATCATTTTCATCCTTTCAGGATTTGTAAAAGCGGTTGATTTAGTAGGATTTTCTTTTAAAATGGAAGAATATTTTGAACCTGCTGTTTTCAATATGCCGTTTTTCGTAAAATTTGCCTTAGCTTTTTCAATTATTGTTGTGGTTTTGGAGCTTTTGCTTGGTTTGATGCTTTTATTAAAATTAAAACTTAAATTTACTCTTTCAGCATTAATTGCACTGTGTATTTTCTTTGGATTTCTTACATTTTATTCAGCGTACTACAATGTTGTGACAGATTGTGGATGCTTCGGTGACGCCATTAAATTTACACCCTGGGAAAGTTTTGTGAAAGACATTATTCTTTTGACCGGACTTATCATCTTAGTTTTGCTTTACCGCAAAGAGTTTAATGAAAACATTGATCAGTCAAAATCTAATAATAAATCTAAATCTTTAGCATTAGGAATTTTCTCCGGAATTATGATTTTTGTAATGGCTCAGGGGATTATGAATGAGCCGCTGATTGATTTCCGCGATTATAAAATAGGAACCGATCTGGCAGCTGAAAAAGCAAAAATCGCTAAAAGCCCTTCTGAATACAAGACATTTTATTCACTAAAGAATACAAAAACAGGTGAAGTTTTAAAAATAAATCAGGACGATTACATCAATCAGACAAAATATTGGGAAGACGGTTCACCATGGAAAATTGAAGAAGGGAAAAACGAATCTGTTTTGGTAAAGCAAGGCTACAAATCTGAGATTTCAAAGTTTAAGATCGAAGATCCCACAGGAATTGATCTTACACCGCAGATCATCAGCGCACCAAAAGCTGTTTTAGTATTTTCTTATCATCCAAAAGATGTTTCAAAGGATCTTTTAGAGAAAGTTGAAGCAAAAGTAAATTCTGACAAAACTGCGGTTATCTACGGGATTTCGACGATGCCCGATACTTTTAAAACGATAAAAAATGCAATGATGGACGGAACGGCGATCAAAACGATTGCCAGAAGTAATCCTTTTGTACTAATTTTGGAAGAGGGAAAAATAGTAGACAAACAACCTGCTAAAAACTACATAGACTAA
- a CDS encoding DUF1599 domain-containing protein, whose translation MLKTSLQFDKVLKDCRDLFSKKLQDYGAAWRVLRPSSITDQIYIKVNRIRTLQMTDVKMIDESEESEFVAVVNYSIIGLIQLEKGFSNDFNEDKEEVLKLYDKYAQEAKSLMERKNHDYGEAWRDMRISSITDLIYQKVLRTKQIEDNQGVTIVSEGLDANYFDMLNYAVFCLIKFSEKENNLENQII comes from the coding sequence ATGCTAAAAACTTCATTACAGTTTGACAAAGTGCTTAAGGATTGCCGCGATCTTTTCAGTAAAAAATTACAGGATTATGGTGCAGCCTGGAGAGTTTTGCGACCAAGCTCAATTACTGATCAGATTTACATTAAAGTCAACAGAATCCGCACGTTACAGATGACAGATGTGAAGATGATTGATGAAAGTGAAGAAAGTGAATTTGTAGCGGTAGTCAATTATTCTATCATCGGTTTAATTCAACTCGAAAAGGGTTTTTCAAACGATTTTAATGAAGATAAAGAAGAAGTTTTAAAACTTTACGACAAATATGCACAAGAGGCTAAATCGCTAATGGAAAGAAAAAACCATGATTATGGTGAAGCCTGGAGAGATATGAGAATCTCATCAATTACCGATCTTATTTATCAGAAAGTTCTTAGAACCAAACAAATAGAAGATAATCAAGGCGTTACCATCGTTTCAGAAGGTCTGGATGCCAATTATTTTGACATGCTGAATTATGCCGTGTTTTGTCTGATTAAATTTTCTGAGAAAGAAAATAATTTAGAAAATCAAATTATATAA
- the folP gene encoding dihydropteroate synthase, with translation MSENTVNLSPANISKLQQFYSINCNGTLLDLSLPKVMGILNLTPDSFSDGGKFNNPKSALEHAEKLINDGAAIIDIGPQSTRPKAEFLSSEEEVRRLGNTISAIKKEFPEILISLDTFFAKTVEFGFNEGIDLVNDISGGQFDEKMFDAVAETKLPYILMHVNSTYNTMHEKASFADITLSVNQYFSKKTDELLKKGIKDIILDPGFGFGKTVDDQMKMIDEVEFFDFGNFPLLIGISRKSFIYKPLGKSALDIDEETQKLHIKVLKQGAKILRVHDVAAAKKTIDKFLNN, from the coding sequence ATGTCTGAAAATACTGTAAATCTTTCGCCAGCAAATATTTCTAAGCTCCAGCAGTTCTACTCAATAAACTGTAACGGAACTCTGCTTGATTTAAGTTTGCCAAAAGTAATGGGAATTTTAAATCTTACCCCAGATTCTTTTTCTGATGGCGGGAAATTTAATAATCCTAAATCTGCGCTTGAACATGCCGAAAAGCTCATCAATGATGGTGCAGCGATCATTGATATCGGTCCGCAATCTACAAGACCAAAAGCCGAATTCCTGAGCAGTGAAGAAGAGGTAAGAAGATTAGGAAATACAATATCAGCCATAAAAAAAGAATTTCCTGAAATTTTGATATCGCTGGATACTTTTTTTGCCAAAACAGTGGAATTTGGTTTTAATGAAGGAATTGATCTGGTGAATGATATCTCAGGCGGACAATTTGACGAAAAGATGTTTGATGCCGTTGCAGAAACAAAATTGCCTTACATTTTAATGCATGTGAATTCAACGTACAACACGATGCATGAGAAAGCATCTTTTGCAGACATTACCTTGTCGGTCAATCAGTATTTTTCTAAAAAAACGGATGAATTGCTTAAAAAAGGCATTAAAGACATTATTCTCGACCCTGGTTTTGGTTTTGGAAAAACAGTGGATGATCAGATGAAAATGATTGATGAGGTTGAGTTTTTTGATTTTGGAAATTTTCCGCTGCTGATTGGTATTTCGAGGAAATCTTTTATTTATAAACCTTTAGGGAAATCTGCTTTAGACATTGATGAAGAAACACAGAAACTTCATATCAAAGTTTTAAAGCAAGGCGCAAAAATTTTGCGTGTGCACGATGTTGCTGCAGCAAAAAAAACAATAGACAAGTTTTTAAACAATTAG